The segment ATCTGTGGCTGCCACACTGCTTTCATCGGTACTCACGCCGTGTCTCGCCGCGGCCCAGGATCGCTCGCAGTCGCGGTCGATGGTGTCGTCCAAACAGGGCGTGGTGGCCAGCGAGAGCGTGCTGGCGTCGCAGGTCGGCGCCTCTGTGCTGGAGCGCGGGGGCAATGCCATCGACGCCGCCGTGGCCATGAATGCGATGATGGGACTCATCGCACCGATGAACGACGGCATCGGCGGCGATCTGTTCGCGATCGTGTACGAGGCGAAATCGGGCAAGCTGTACGGGCTCAACGCGTCGGGCTGGGCGCCCAAGGCGCTCACGGTGGACCATCTGCGCGCCAAAGGACGCACCAGTATGCCGGCACGCGGGATCGACGCGGCGACGGTGCCCGGCGCCGTGAACGGATGGGAGAAGCTGCTTACCCGATTCGGCCGCAAGAAATTCGCCGAGGTGTTGGCGCAGCCGATTGCCTACGCTGAAGCCGGCTTCCCGGTGGGTGAAGTCGTGAGCGTGTTCTGGAAGGACAGCGAGAAGGTGTTGCGTGAAGACGCGGCCACCACGAAGACCTTTCTACCCGGCGGCCGCTTGCCGCAGTCGGGCGAGCTGTTTCGCAATCCGGAGCTCGCGTGGAGCTACCGCCAAATCGCGAGAGGCGGCGCGGCGGCATTCTACAAGGGGGCCGTGGCGGCCAAGTTGCTGGCGAGTAGCAAGAGTCACGGTGGCACGATGACGGCCGCCGACCTGGCGGAGTTCGACAGCGAATGGGTGGAGCCGATCTCTACGACGTATCGCGGGTGGACGGTGTACGAGTTGCCCCCCAACGGCCAGGGCATTGCCGCGCTTGAGATGCTGAATATCATGGAGACGTTTCCGCTCGCCTCGATGGGGCACAACTCGGTGCCGGCCTTGCATCACATGATCGAAGCGAAGAAGCTGGCGTATGCCGACATGCAGCAGTTCGACGGCGATCCGCGATTCGTGAAGATCCCGGTCGAGGCGATGCGCTCGAAGGCGTATGCGGCGGAGCGCGCGAAGCTGGTGAATGCGACGAAAGCCACCTGCAGTCCTGATGCCGGCATGCCCAACGGTACCGACAACGGTACCGACAACGGCACCACGTATCTGAGCGCGGTGGACAAGGAGGGGAACATGATTTCCCTGATCCAGAGCAACTACTCCACCGTGGGTTTCGGTGCCGGTATCACGGTGGCTGACGCCGGATTCGTGTGGCACAACCGCGGCGCCGGGTTCTCCTTCGATCCCGCCAGCGCCAACGTGCTCGCCGGTCGCAAGCGTCCGCTGCACACCATCATCCCGGCGTTCATGGAGAAGGGCGATACGCGGGTGGCGTTCGGCATCATGGGGGGCTGGAATCAGGCGCAGGCCCATGCCCAGTTCGTGTCGAACATCGCCGACTTCGGCCTGAACATTCAGGGGGCACTCGATGCGCCGCGCTTTTCGAAGGAAACGTTTCTCGGCTGCGACGTGAACTTCGAGTCACGCATCCCGGAACGTGTACTCAAGGCGCTGGCCGCGATGGGTCATGAGGTCGTGATGCGCGGTGACTACTCGAGCACGCGCATGGGCGCCGGTCAGGCCGTGATGCGCAATTTCACCACGGGGATCAACTCCGGCGCCTCGGATCCGCGCAAGGATGGGTCGGCGGTGTCGGAACTGCTGCCGGTTCGGCCGACCGCGCCGGCGGCTGCCGCGAAGCGCTAAACGCTCGCGCCGGATGCAGGCACAGCCGTGGCACTGATTGTGGGCGCTAAGTTCTCCATTTCGACGTTGCGCGTGACGGTGACAGCTACATTGTCCGTCATGATCACCGTGCCTACGTAAGCAGGGAGCGCCATTAGTGTCACCACATGCCGAACCGCCGCGGGACGAAGCGTCGCAGCTGGCGCGTCGGCTTGTCGCGCAGGAGCTGGTAGGGGCGAGCGGAAACGAAGCGGCGATGGTATCGCGGCTCGTGGAGCGGGTGTACCTCGGCCTCTCGCGATGGTTTGGGCCGTACGGCGCCCTCGCCCTGATGACGCGTGCGATCGCTCGGGCACGATCTGACCACCCACTCCTGGCCGGTGTCGTCGCCAGTGCGACCACTACGCCAACGGTGACTGGCTGGCCCAACGGATCAACGACCGAGTCGGCGGCCGCGTTAGCCGACGCCGCCGTCGCGCTCATCTCAACGCTGCACGCGTCGTTGGCGCGACTCATTGGAGACGACTTGGCCGAGACCCTGATCGCGCAGAGCGACACGGCGCAAAGCGACACGGCGCAAAGCGACGCGGCGCCGTCGCCAGTCCCCACGGAGATGCCTGTCTTCCCGAACTTGAGCGACGCATGACCGACGAATCAAATCGCAGCGAACTATCGGGAGGTGCGGGTTCGCTCGTGCGCACCATGCCGCCCGATCGACGCGGCCTGCACACCATTCCGACCGGCGTCGCCGGTCTCGACGCCGTGCTTGGTGGGGGGATTCCGCAGTATTCGTTCAACATGCTGGCCGGCGGACCCGGCGCCGGCAAGACGACGCTTGCCCAACAAATTCTGTTCGCGAATGCCTCGCGGGAGCGGCCGGCGTTGTACTTCACGGTGCTGGGTGAGCCGACCGTCAAGATGCTGCGCTATCAGCGCCAGTTCAGCTTCTTCAAGCCGGAGCTCGTGGGGAGCGCCGTGCACTACCTCAATCTCAGCGAAGAAGCGCTGTCTGGGGACCTGAACGCGGTGCTGGGTCGCATGACCGACGAAGTGGAACGGCTGAATCCCGGCATCATTGTCGTGGATTCGTTCCGCACCATTCAGCCCACGGCGAGCGCAAACCGCCGCCTTCCCGAGCCGTCAACGGCGGCCGACGCGATGGCGCTCGAACAGTTCGTCCAGCGGCTGGCCTTGCTCCTCGCGACGTGGGAAGTCACGTCGCTCTTGATCGGCGAGTACAACGAGCCGGAGCAGCGTCAGCCTCTGTTCACGATTGCCGACGGCATCCTGTGGCTCACGCAAGCGACCGATCGCAATTCGGTCGTGCGCAAGCTGCAGGCCGTAAAGGTGCGCGGACAGGCACAGATGCCAGGACTGCATACGTTCCGTATTACCCGCGATGGGTTGCAGGTGTTTCCGCGCATCCCCGAACAGCAGGCGGATCGCAGCCACGCTCGGCCCCGCGCGAGTTTCCGGGTTGCGACCGGTGTGCCAGGGCTCGACGACATGATGGGTGGTGGCATTCCGTCGGGCGATGCCGTGATGGTGGCCGGGCCGACCGGTACCGGCAAGTCCACCTTCGGCATGCAATTCGTGGCCGAAGGACTGCGACGGGGCGAGTCGGTCGTGGTCGCGGTGTTCGAAGAGTATCCCGAGGCGTATCTGGCGCGCCTGAGTGCCCACGACATCGACACCGACGCGATGGTTGCCTCGGGCAAGCTCGTCGTGTCGTATCTCCGTCCGCTCGACCTTTCGGTCGACGAAACGCTGGCTGACATTCTGATGAGTGTGCAGACGACTGGTGCCGTGCGCGTGGTCATCGACTCCCTCACCGGCTTCGAGATTGCGCTGGCCCCAACCTTTCGCGAAGACTTTCGCGAGTCGTTGTACCGACTGGTCGGCGCGCTCACGGCCACTGGCGTCACGGTGTTCATGATTCTCGAATCCATCTCGACCTCACCGGATGTTGGCTTCACGGGTGAGCGCGTGTCGTTCATCACCGACGATATCATCGTGCAGCGCTACGTCGAGGTCGACGGGACGCTGGCGAAAGTGGTGTCGGTCATCAAGATGCGAGGCAGTGCCCACAGCTCGGCGTTCCGTCGCTATCAGATCTCCGACAAAGGAGCGACGATTGGCGACCCCGTCACCGATATCGACGGCCTGCTCACGGGGAGTCCTACACGACGCGTGGTCGATTCATGAAGCCCGCGTGATCGAGCTCAAGGAGCTCCACCAGCTCCAGCAGCTCACCGAGCGTGTCCTGCTCAGTGCCCTGCGAGAACAGGACGCGGCGGATGCCGCTGAGAATAAGCGCGGCGACGCGCAGTTCCTGGCGGATGCCGGGCTCGAACTGAGTGCGTCGCTCGATCAGGAGTTGACGTACAGAGCGATTGCCAATCTCGTGCTGCCGCGTCGCGCGGCGTGGTGCATCGTCGATGTGATCGAATCCGAGGGTGTGCTGCGGCGTATCGCCGTGATCCATCCCGATCCGCTCAAGCATGCCGCCGCTCGCGCGCTCGTAGACTACTGGAGGCCAGCGGC is part of the Gemmatimonas sp. genome and harbors:
- the ggt gene encoding gamma-glutamyltransferase, encoding SVAATLLSSVLTPCLAAAQDRSQSRSMVSSKQGVVASESVLASQVGASVLERGGNAIDAAVAMNAMMGLIAPMNDGIGGDLFAIVYEAKSGKLYGLNASGWAPKALTVDHLRAKGRTSMPARGIDAATVPGAVNGWEKLLTRFGRKKFAEVLAQPIAYAEAGFPVGEVVSVFWKDSEKVLREDAATTKTFLPGGRLPQSGELFRNPELAWSYRQIARGGAAAFYKGAVAAKLLASSKSHGGTMTAADLAEFDSEWVEPISTTYRGWTVYELPPNGQGIAALEMLNIMETFPLASMGHNSVPALHHMIEAKKLAYADMQQFDGDPRFVKIPVEAMRSKAYAAERAKLVNATKATCSPDAGMPNGTDNGTDNGTTYLSAVDKEGNMISLIQSNYSTVGFGAGITVADAGFVWHNRGAGFSFDPASANVLAGRKRPLHTIIPAFMEKGDTRVAFGIMGGWNQAQAHAQFVSNIADFGLNIQGALDAPRFSKETFLGCDVNFESRIPERVLKALAAMGHEVVMRGDYSSTRMGAGQAVMRNFTTGINSGASDPRKDGSAVSELLPVRPTAPAAAAKR
- a CDS encoding ATPase domain-containing protein; protein product: MTDESNRSELSGGAGSLVRTMPPDRRGLHTIPTGVAGLDAVLGGGIPQYSFNMLAGGPGAGKTTLAQQILFANASRERPALYFTVLGEPTVKMLRYQRQFSFFKPELVGSAVHYLNLSEEALSGDLNAVLGRMTDEVERLNPGIIVVDSFRTIQPTASANRRLPEPSTAADAMALEQFVQRLALLLATWEVTSLLIGEYNEPEQRQPLFTIADGILWLTQATDRNSVVRKLQAVKVRGQAQMPGLHTFRITRDGLQVFPRIPEQQADRSHARPRASFRVATGVPGLDDMMGGGIPSGDAVMVAGPTGTGKSTFGMQFVAEGLRRGESVVVAVFEEYPEAYLARLSAHDIDTDAMVASGKLVVSYLRPLDLSVDETLADILMSVQTTGAVRVVIDSLTGFEIALAPTFREDFRESLYRLVGALTATGVTVFMILESISTSPDVGFTGERVSFITDDIIVQRYVEVDGTLAKVVSVIKMRGSAHSSAFRRYQISDKGATIGDPVTDIDGLLTGSPTRRVVDS